One genomic region from Sphingobacterium sp. UGAL515B_05 encodes:
- a CDS encoding DoxX family protein, whose amino-acid sequence MISFIKKYFVQTVSILLALLFIYAAASKLLDFANFQVQLAQSPLLSAYAGIISYLILIIEFLVAIALCLPISRLLALYGSLALMVAFTIYIYLILNYSDFIPCSCGGILEKLGWKEHLIFNFCFVLLSLGAIVALSRNSGFKMRTTLAFTSITTVLSCGIVIVLFLGSEHIVKKENNFTRRFLVHPVIEEKKILDLDRPDYYFAGYDDEHIYFGNRIFPQILTTADTALNSIQLMKIQPDNMNHKFSNVRLQVNNGFYYFYDGTIPIIYSGRLGNPNAKTLSFQDAYFNQLIVLDSARFALRTQSSATKQFTLALLDLNSDPKIKLFPELLKKQIDGVFDVDGNITYDKSQNNLIYTYLYRNEYLIMDDRFRLKNTFNTIDTTRIAQIKITKLADGRHKMNAPPLKVNRQSVAFGGVLFNQSDLMGKLESREAWKAAKVIDMYRTDRQEYIGSFYIYNKKEMKMHDFLITEKYMYVLRGDEVVRYRIRDIIKKNYVRGEAENLH is encoded by the coding sequence ATGATAAGCTTTATAAAAAAGTATTTTGTACAGACGGTAAGCATTCTTCTTGCATTGCTTTTCATATATGCTGCAGCCAGTAAGTTGTTGGACTTTGCAAACTTCCAGGTACAACTTGCTCAGTCTCCGTTATTAAGTGCGTACGCGGGAATTATATCGTACCTGATCCTAATAATCGAATTTCTGGTAGCAATTGCGTTATGTTTACCCATAAGCAGGCTTCTAGCGTTATATGGATCACTGGCATTAATGGTCGCTTTCACTATTTACATATACCTCATATTGAATTATAGTGATTTCATACCCTGTAGTTGTGGAGGTATACTGGAAAAATTGGGATGGAAAGAACATCTTATATTCAATTTTTGCTTTGTTTTGTTATCTCTTGGTGCAATCGTGGCGCTCAGTAGGAACAGCGGTTTTAAAATGCGCACAACTTTAGCTTTTACGAGTATTACAACTGTGCTGAGCTGCGGAATTGTGATTGTGTTGTTTCTAGGGTCAGAGCACATTGTGAAAAAGGAAAATAATTTCACAAGACGCTTCTTGGTTCATCCAGTTATTGAGGAAAAAAAGATTCTTGACCTGGACAGACCGGACTATTATTTTGCTGGTTATGATGATGAACATATCTATTTTGGAAATAGGATCTTTCCGCAGATTTTGACGACCGCAGACACAGCACTCAATAGCATTCAGTTAATGAAGATCCAGCCAGACAATATGAACCATAAATTTTCTAATGTGCGGTTGCAGGTCAATAATGGATTTTACTATTTTTATGACGGTACTATACCAATAATTTACAGTGGTAGATTAGGAAATCCAAACGCTAAAACTTTAAGTTTTCAAGATGCCTATTTTAATCAGCTTATTGTTCTGGATTCAGCACGGTTTGCGCTGAGAACACAGAGCAGCGCGACGAAACAATTTACACTGGCACTCCTTGATCTAAATTCAGATCCTAAGATAAAGTTATTTCCAGAGCTTTTAAAAAAGCAGATAGATGGTGTATTCGATGTAGATGGAAACATAACTTATGACAAGTCTCAGAACAACTTGATTTACACCTACCTCTATAGAAATGAATACCTAATTATGGATGATCGGTTTAGGTTAAAGAATACGTTCAATACTATTGATACAACACGTATTGCCCAGATCAAAATAACAAAACTTGCTGACGGTAGACACAAAATGAATGCGCCCCCATTGAAGGTAAACCGTCAGAGTGTTGCATTCGGTGGAGTACTGTTTAACCAATCTGATCTCATGGGTAAGCTTGAATCTAGGGAAGCATGGAAAGCCGCGAAGGTGATAGATATGTATAGAACCGACCGACAGGAATATATTGGAAGCTTTTACATATATAATAAAAAGGAGATGAAAATGCACGATTTCTTGATAACTGAGAAATATATGTATGTTCTACGTGGAGACGAAGTGGTAAGGTACCGCATTCGCGATATTATCAAAAAAAATTACGTAAGAGGGGAAGCCGAAAACCTCCACTAA
- a CDS encoding AraC family transcriptional regulator: protein MDALAEQNLSGFCKLNFVKSAVLFSDLHEISKHFKVVTDFYFSFLKNLEFIPENAFIKDNFGYYSFAEDNGYDRSIKEVVCNLNQTRPALNDVFPVQVRYTDKSNMHLVVGLCRAESVKRGFLHIVDLNLPKEEIKNTPQNVIYVKEIVKSYNSNNSQTLKEFIENQGYNYSHFQRDCKICFGDSFYSFWLKGKMLDAVGDIIFTSMSLKEVAFKNRFLDYQNMYKAFTRHGVGLTTIPRLANL, encoded by the coding sequence TTGGATGCTTTAGCTGAGCAAAATCTATCTGGTTTTTGCAAACTAAATTTTGTGAAGTCCGCAGTCCTTTTTTCTGATCTGCATGAAATATCTAAGCATTTTAAAGTCGTTACTGATTTTTATTTTTCTTTTTTAAAAAACCTTGAATTCATACCGGAAAATGCGTTTATTAAAGATAATTTCGGTTATTATAGCTTTGCGGAAGATAATGGTTATGATCGGTCGATTAAGGAGGTGGTATGTAACCTCAACCAGACTAGGCCTGCATTAAATGATGTATTTCCGGTTCAAGTGCGTTATACGGATAAAAGTAATATGCATTTGGTAGTAGGTTTATGCCGGGCAGAGAGTGTAAAGAGGGGTTTTTTGCATATAGTTGATCTCAATTTACCTAAAGAGGAAATTAAAAACACCCCTCAAAATGTTATTTATGTTAAGGAGATAGTGAAATCCTATAATTCCAATAATAGCCAGACTTTAAAGGAATTTATTGAAAACCAAGGATATAATTATAGTCATTTTCAACGTGACTGTAAAATTTGTTTTGGTGATTCTTTCTACAGTTTTTGGTTAAAGGGAAAGATGCTGGACGCTGTAGGCGACATAATATTTACATCGATGAGTTTAAAGGAAGTGGCATTTAAAAACAGATTTCTGGATTATCAGAATATGTATAAAGCTTTTACGCGTCATGGCGTCGGTCTGACAACAATTCCTCGATTAGCTAATTTATAA
- a CDS encoding DUF3872 domain-containing protein has protein sequence MNNILNTIKMSIGSVFLGFIAFLGISLLSGCEKEVLDVQEVFPFEVKVMPVPKEIGIGESVEIRFSIISSGNYTGNTYRLRYFQNDGQGSLNYAGYKPYLPNDLYPLAEKEFRLYYTSESLVSQQFDVWIVDSFGNEKQISFQFNNKKLGPIIIGPVR, from the coding sequence ATGAACAATATATTAAATACTATTAAAATGTCGATAGGATCGGTTTTTCTAGGCTTTATTGCCTTTCTGGGAATTTCATTACTTTCCGGCTGTGAGAAAGAGGTTTTGGATGTGCAGGAGGTTTTTCCTTTTGAAGTGAAGGTGATGCCTGTTCCAAAGGAGATCGGGATTGGTGAAAGTGTGGAAATACGCTTTTCCATAATTTCTTCTGGAAACTATACAGGTAATACATACAGGCTAAGATATTTTCAAAATGATGGGCAAGGTAGTTTAAATTATGCAGGATATAAACCTTATTTGCCAAATGATTTGTATCCATTGGCGGAAAAAGAATTTCGTCTGTATTATACATCAGAATCTTTAGTTTCACAACAATTTGACGTTTGGATAGTTGATAGTTTTGGTAATGAAAAGCAAATTTCTTTTCAATTTAATAACAAAAAGCTAGGTCCGATCATTATTGGGCCAGTTAGATAA
- a CDS encoding conjugal transfer protein TraO produces MKKYIIFLVLAIVSIPLYAQRMVYKQNSLEINTGLLNADRIGKDFYINLTLNSFAKHGNYWIWGLEYQKKTADYKTWNIPLEDFLGEVGYSIKLLSDSRKFITLNGGVTGVAGFESVNKGDSLLMDGGVLKNQSGFVFGTGGRLSLETYISDRVVFMLQSRIRILWGTDLERFRPSTGVGLRFNF; encoded by the coding sequence ATGAAAAAGTATATCATCTTTTTGGTACTAGCCATTGTGAGCATCCCATTGTATGCGCAACGCATGGTGTATAAACAGAATTCTTTGGAAATTAATACAGGACTTTTAAATGCAGATAGAATAGGCAAAGATTTCTATATCAATTTGACATTGAACAGTTTTGCAAAACACGGCAACTACTGGATCTGGGGACTTGAATATCAAAAGAAGACAGCAGACTATAAAACTTGGAATATCCCTTTGGAAGACTTTCTTGGAGAGGTAGGTTATAGTATAAAGCTTCTTTCAGATTCAAGGAAATTTATCACTCTGAACGGAGGTGTTACGGGAGTTGCAGGCTTTGAATCGGTCAATAAAGGAGATAGTCTGCTCATGGATGGTGGGGTGCTGAAAAACCAAAGTGGATTTGTTTTTGGTACTGGAGGCCGATTATCGTTGGAGACCTATATTTCAGACCGGGTCGTTTTTATGCTGCAAAGTCGGATCAGGATATTATGGGGGACCGATCTGGAGAGATTTAGACCATCAACAGGTGTCGGTTTACGTTTTAATTTTTGA
- the traN gene encoding conjugative transposon protein TraN, which translates to MISIKNILIILLFIGLFFKTFGQQSLAAGRVEPYHLEVTYNKTTHLIFPVAIRYTDLGSSYLIAEKAENAQNVLRVKAAVKDFAEETNFSVITEDGQFYSFNVIYNADPYILSYDLKKMKNDSEREEGRNVQFEELGFNPPSLTEVALKTIYQQSKRYVRHIAARSYGIQSLLKGIYVHNGKFYFHLEMKNKSNVPFIVDFCTYKIVDKQVAKRTVSQEKQLVPLRQYPGLEEIADNSTAGNVILLDQFTITDEQVLRIEIFERNGARNQVLEIENSDLVAAKPISEMKIKVNQ; encoded by the coding sequence ATGATTTCAATAAAAAATATATTGATTATCCTGCTTTTCATAGGTCTGTTCTTTAAGACCTTTGGTCAGCAGTCGCTTGCAGCAGGAAGGGTAGAACCCTATCATCTTGAAGTGACATATAACAAGACTACTCATCTTATTTTTCCTGTAGCTATCAGATATACTGATCTGGGATCGAGTTATCTGATTGCAGAGAAAGCTGAGAATGCTCAAAATGTATTGCGTGTTAAGGCAGCTGTTAAGGATTTTGCAGAGGAAACGAACTTTTCTGTAATTACTGAGGATGGTCAATTTTATAGCTTTAATGTTATTTATAATGCTGATCCTTACATCTTAAGCTATGATTTAAAGAAAATGAAAAATGATAGTGAGCGTGAGGAAGGAAGAAACGTTCAGTTTGAAGAGCTCGGTTTTAATCCACCATCTTTAACAGAAGTTGCGCTGAAAACTATATATCAGCAGAGTAAAAGATATGTGCGTCACATTGCGGCCAGATCCTATGGTATTCAGTCGCTTCTCAAAGGAATCTATGTGCATAACGGAAAGTTCTATTTTCATCTTGAAATGAAGAACAAGTCAAACGTACCCTTTATCGTGGATTTTTGTACTTATAAGATCGTAGATAAACAGGTGGCAAAGCGGACGGTTTCGCAGGAAAAGCAGCTCGTGCCATTACGGCAATATCCCGGTCTTGAAGAGATCGCAGATAATTCAACAGCTGGCAATGTGATACTTCTTGACCAATTTACAATTACTGATGAACAGGTGCTAAGGATTGAAATTTTTGAAAGGAATGGAGCAAGGAATCAGGTTCTTGAAATAGAGAATTCGGATCTGGTTGCCGCGAAGCCCATATCTGAAATGAAGATTAAGGTTAACCAATAA
- the traM gene encoding conjugative transposon protein TraM, giving the protein MEEKENKRISLIVDDDSAENTGSSSSKKDKFKKPVIFGLMAIVFIACLYLIFKPKNGGEENKDKGLKNAVPEATDKGLQADKQKAYEKEMVDEREAAKRNSLMSLSDYWNSSDTSVSGEVPMAKVNGGNSGGYAMKGTENSSLSSYHNAQQTLGSFYRDDDQEKLALRKQVDELKDRLSEKDVPQTPSLNDQLALMEKSYEMASRYLPSGSAVHGVPAVSAGPSLDSLVVKTAAVPNKKGKTESMKGVKKSIVSSLYREEDQAEILNGIADRNMNFITPGQSTQSDNARNSIRAMIMETKTLSGDGSLKLRLSEEAIIAGYNVPKGTELVAEAKFQGNRLQLKISAVEVSGNIIPVEILVYSTDGQLGLLVPRSDEINAAGEIAANMSQSSGMNISMSRSAGQQVASDLSRGLIQGVSGYFSKKLRAVKVTVRSGHPVLLVTKK; this is encoded by the coding sequence ATGGAAGAGAAAGAGAATAAACGGATAAGCCTTATTGTAGATGATGATTCTGCAGAAAATACGGGTAGCAGTTCCTCAAAAAAGGACAAGTTTAAGAAACCGGTCATTTTTGGGCTTATGGCAATAGTTTTTATAGCCTGTCTATATCTAATATTTAAACCTAAAAATGGTGGTGAGGAAAATAAAGATAAGGGTTTGAAAAATGCAGTTCCCGAAGCAACGGATAAGGGGTTGCAGGCAGACAAACAAAAAGCGTATGAGAAGGAAATGGTTGATGAAAGGGAAGCCGCAAAGCGCAATTCGCTGATGTCATTGTCAGATTATTGGAATAGTTCCGATACCTCAGTTAGCGGTGAGGTTCCGATGGCAAAAGTTAATGGCGGCAACTCAGGAGGATATGCGATGAAGGGTACAGAGAATAGTTCTTTGAGCAGCTATCACAATGCACAGCAAACTCTGGGTTCTTTTTATCGGGACGATGACCAAGAAAAACTGGCACTTCGTAAACAGGTTGACGAACTCAAAGACCGCCTTTCGGAAAAGGACGTGCCGCAGACACCATCATTAAATGATCAGTTAGCACTAATGGAGAAGTCATATGAAATGGCTTCGCGGTATTTACCATCTGGGAGTGCCGTGCATGGCGTCCCTGCGGTCAGTGCCGGCCCGTCTCTGGATTCATTAGTGGTTAAAACAGCTGCTGTACCTAATAAAAAAGGGAAAACCGAAAGTATGAAAGGGGTGAAAAAGAGCATCGTATCCAGCTTATACAGGGAAGAAGATCAAGCAGAGATCTTAAACGGCATAGCTGACCGTAACATGAACTTTATTACCCCTGGTCAATCTACTCAAAGTGATAATGCAAGAAACAGTATCCGCGCAATGATTATGGAAACAAAAACATTGTCAGGAGACGGATCATTAAAGCTGAGATTATCTGAAGAAGCCATTATCGCTGGATATAATGTGCCGAAAGGTACAGAGCTTGTCGCAGAGGCAAAATTCCAGGGAAATCGACTGCAATTAAAGATCAGTGCCGTAGAAGTATCTGGAAATATAATTCCAGTTGAGATTCTTGTGTATAGCACTGACGGTCAGCTCGGTTTACTTGTGCCGAGATCGGATGAAATCAATGCTGCAGGAGAAATAGCAGCGAATATGAGCCAAAGTTCCGGAATGAATATTTCGATGTCACGATCTGCTGGGCAACAGGTTGCCAGTGATCTGAGCAGGGGATTGATACAGGGAGTTTCAGGATACTTTTCTAAGAAACTGAGAGCTGTCAAGGTGACAGTCAGATCAGGTCATCCAGTATTACTGGTGACTAAAAAATAA
- a CDS encoding nitrogen regulatory IIA protein, with translation MKNIRTTIDNELEKLDLRWRNLPVKKQIRYVLYLFAFYLLMGVGVLVKVFYDLGKGDKIDISHIEVPAVIHNESSQKELVTNPKDIENGRERE, from the coding sequence ATGAAAAACATTAGAACAACAATTGATAATGAGCTTGAGAAGCTTGATTTAAGATGGCGGAATTTACCCGTCAAAAAGCAGATCAGATATGTACTTTATCTATTCGCATTTTATCTGCTTATGGGCGTAGGAGTACTTGTCAAGGTCTTTTATGATCTTGGCAAAGGCGATAAAATTGACATTAGTCACATAGAGGTTCCGGCTGTGATTCATAATGAATCCTCCCAGAAAGAATTGGTTACAAATCCTAAAGATATCGAAAATGGAAGAGAAAGAGAATAA
- the traK gene encoding conjugative transposon protein TraK: MEFRTLRNIENSFKQIRLYAIVFAILCLAVAVFAVWKSYSFASAQREKIYVLDQGKSLMLALSQDASINRPVEAREHVRRFHELFFTLAPDKAAIESNMKRAFDLADKSAFDYYRDLSEKGYYNRIISGNIQQRIEVDSVICDFNSYPYSVTTYAKQFIIRSSNLTRRSLVTSCNLLNSVRSDTNPQGFQILKFAVISNKDEEIVER; the protein is encoded by the coding sequence ATGGAATTCAGAACGCTAAGAAATATCGAAAACAGCTTCAAACAGATCAGGCTATACGCAATTGTCTTTGCAATACTGTGTCTTGCGGTGGCAGTTTTTGCTGTGTGGAAATCTTATTCCTTTGCTTCGGCACAACGGGAGAAAATATATGTTCTGGATCAGGGAAAATCGCTGATGCTGGCGCTGTCACAAGATGCAAGCATAAACCGCCCCGTTGAGGCACGTGAGCATGTTAGGAGGTTCCATGAGCTCTTTTTCACACTGGCACCAGATAAGGCCGCGATTGAAAGCAATATGAAACGTGCATTTGATCTGGCGGACAAAAGTGCATTTGATTATTATCGTGATCTTTCTGAAAAGGGGTATTACAACAGGATTATCTCTGGGAACATTCAGCAACGAATAGAAGTGGACAGCGTGATCTGTGATTTTAATTCGTACCCATATTCTGTAACCACCTACGCTAAACAATTCATCATTAGATCGAGCAATCTTACTCGAAGAAGTCTTGTCACCTCATGCAATCTGCTTAACAGTGTCCGATCTGATACCAATCCGCAAGGTTTTCAAATTCTGAAGTTTGCGGTGATTTCTAATAAGGATGAGGAAATCGTCGAACGTTAA
- the traJ gene encoding conjugative transposon protein TraJ, translating into MEFNNLHEILRGLYDEMMPLSETMAVVAKGVAGLGALFYVALKVWQALSRAEPIDVFPLLRPFAIGLCIMFFPTIVLGTINGVLSPIVKGTHSMLEGQVLDLNTLQQQKDILEKEAMLRNPATAYLVSDEEFDKKLDDLGWSFDDIATMVSMYRDQAVYNIKQEIKKELREILELLFQAAALVVDTIRTFFLIVLSILGPIAFAISVWDGFQSTLTQWLSRYISVYLWLPVADLFSAMLAKINAMSVQRDIELLSDPSFVPDPENSVYLIFMIIGIVGYFTIPTVTSWIIQAGGAGNFTRNVSQAAMRTGNVGAAAAGAVVGNIGGELLDNKSGGQKSN; encoded by the coding sequence ATGGAATTTAACAACTTACATGAGATTCTACGTGGTCTCTACGATGAAATGATGCCTTTGTCGGAAACGATGGCCGTAGTAGCAAAAGGTGTTGCGGGATTAGGAGCCTTATTTTATGTTGCTTTAAAAGTATGGCAGGCATTGAGCAGGGCAGAGCCAATAGACGTTTTTCCCTTGCTGAGACCCTTTGCAATAGGACTGTGTATCATGTTTTTTCCGACCATTGTGCTAGGTACTATCAATGGTGTGCTGAGTCCAATAGTGAAAGGAACCCACTCGATGCTTGAAGGACAGGTTCTGGATCTCAATACCCTGCAACAGCAGAAAGATATTCTTGAAAAGGAAGCGATGCTGAGAAACCCGGCTACCGCATACCTGGTCTCCGACGAGGAGTTTGACAAAAAGCTCGATGATCTGGGCTGGTCATTTGATGATATCGCAACGATGGTCAGTATGTACCGTGATCAAGCAGTCTACAATATCAAACAGGAAATCAAAAAAGAATTAAGGGAAATCCTCGAACTTCTTTTTCAGGCCGCGGCACTGGTCGTGGATACTATCCGGACCTTTTTTTTAATAGTTCTTTCGATACTGGGGCCGATTGCATTTGCCATATCTGTATGGGACGGATTTCAGAGTACGCTTACCCAGTGGCTCAGCAGATATATCAGTGTTTATCTGTGGCTTCCGGTCGCTGATCTATTTAGCGCTATGCTGGCAAAAATCAATGCCATGAGTGTGCAACGGGACATAGAGCTATTAAGTGATCCTTCATTTGTCCCTGATCCTGAGAATAGCGTTTACCTGATTTTTATGATTATCGGAATTGTAGGATACTTTACTATTCCTACTGTTACAAGCTGGATCATCCAGGCTGGCGGAGCTGGCAACTTTACGCGTAACGTTAGTCAGGCAGCAATGCGTACAGGAAATGTTGGGGCAGCAGCTGCAGGAGCGGTAGTGGGGAATATTGGCGGAGAATTACTTGATAATAAAAGTGGTGGACAAAAAAGCAATTGA
- a CDS encoding DUF4141 domain-containing protein — MKNLLMTVFMVMSITISQNVKAQWVVTDPTNLASGILNSANEIVQTSSTVSNVVKNFNEVKKVYEQGKEYYDKLKAVNNLVKDARKVQQTVLLVGDVSNLYVNNFGKMLNDKNFSAAELVAIGNGYSALLNESTELLKELKQIVSSSSLSLNDKERMEIIDRVYKEVKQYHSLVRYYTNKNISVSILRAKKQNDTKRVMDLYGTASQKYW, encoded by the coding sequence ATGAAAAATCTATTAATGACCGTGTTTATGGTGATGTCCATTACCATATCACAAAACGTAAAGGCTCAATGGGTCGTTACCGATCCCACCAATCTGGCTTCTGGGATTTTGAATTCAGCGAATGAAATCGTGCAAACCTCGAGCACAGTAAGCAATGTTGTCAAGAATTTCAATGAAGTCAAAAAAGTATATGAACAGGGCAAAGAGTATTATGACAAGCTTAAAGCTGTCAATAACCTGGTTAAAGATGCTAGAAAAGTTCAGCAGACTGTGCTACTGGTCGGGGATGTAAGCAACTTGTACGTCAACAATTTCGGAAAAATGCTAAATGATAAGAATTTTTCTGCTGCCGAGCTGGTTGCGATAGGAAATGGTTATTCCGCATTGCTGAACGAGAGTACGGAACTGCTTAAAGAACTAAAGCAAATTGTGAGTTCAAGCAGTCTTTCACTGAACGATAAGGAGCGTATGGAGATTATTGATCGCGTATATAAAGAGGTTAAACAGTATCACAGCCTTGTAAGATATTATACCAATAAAAATATCTCTGTCAGCATCCTACGAGCTAAAAAGCAAAATGACACGAAGCGTGTCATGGATCTATATGGAACTGCTAGTCAAAAATATTGGTAA